The genome window attgttttcctgCTCTGGAACCATAATGaaaactgtaaaaattcttaaaaactcagaacacaataataataaaaaaaaaaagacaagtggAATATTTCGTTCCGATCTACCGAACTTCGTCAGCCACAATGTAAATTTGGAAGTTAAGAAGGGTTAAGAAGGGTAAAATTGGAGAACCCATCGCGGCCCCATAGTCGCAAACCTTTATATGGAACACTTTGAAAGCAGAGCATTGGAGACCGCACCTACCCGGCCAGCCATGTGGTATCGATATGTTGATGACACGATGGCTAAAATTCATGAAGGCGCAGTGAGCTCATTTTCCGATCACCTCAATTCCATCAATCCATACATCCGGTTCACTTCggaagaagaaaagaatggCAGAATTCCATTTTTGGACACCTGCCTTCACCTGAAAGAGGATGGTTCAACGAAGGTCACCGTATATCGGAAACCCACTCATACTGATCAATATCTGAATTTTCATTCTAACCATCAGCTGCAACATAAAAGAGCTGTAGTTAACACTCTGCTGCTTCGAGCTAAGACCTTGGTGTCTGAAGAGATTGACAGGGTAACGGAAATTCGACAGGTCAAGCAAGCCTTGAAAGCCAACAACTATCCTGATTGGATGATTACACTACCAAACGCTGCACCTGTTTCAAGAGTTTCCGAAGAATCCATTAAGGAAAGGGGAATTTATGCTTCA of Acropora muricata isolate sample 2 unplaced genomic scaffold, ASM3666990v1 scaffold_712, whole genome shotgun sequence contains these proteins:
- the LOC136906410 gene encoding uncharacterized protein; this encodes MEHFESRALETAPTRPAMWYRYVDDTMAKIHEGAVSSFSDHLNSINPYIRFTSEEEKNGRIPFLDTCLHLKEDGSTKVTVYRKPTHTDQYLNFHSNHQLQHKRAVVNTLLLRAKTLVSEEIDRVTEIRQVKQALKANNYPDWMITLPNAAPVSRVSEESIKERGIYASVPYIKPTSERLQRAFKSHEITLIHKPFNSLRSQLVRVEDKTENLKKCGTVYHIHCKQCDKNYVGETARLLETRIKEHLSRNSSAVNEHCKLTGHSVDSSKIKVLATENNAFKCRIREAIEIKLRKPSLNRDNGFELSSIYDTILAPWRPLYNPS